Proteins from a genomic interval of Syngnathus typhle isolate RoL2023-S1 ecotype Sweden linkage group LG15, RoL_Styp_1.0, whole genome shotgun sequence:
- the LOC133167866 gene encoding platelet-derived growth factor receptor beta-like isoform X4 — protein MASVGVPEASLKRLHFLLGVLLVLPKGAVNLELVPLASQVLLQPHANFTVVCSGWSQVSWRLPWQESQQDTVVVEKEGSRSVLRLFNVTWKDSGRYACEEPASHQIREMDVFVPGQGPDQWFVPLGPSVVMKDKEEDTIPCVVSDPLLNVSLYRRGGEEQTPTFGLKYEPGRGFTGRLNDSSYVCVASDGAEETHSQVYYVFSVVVAKELQVDLTASGSVLKRGQRLVVNCTVQGSDMVYFSWTLPRREEIEPLTEFGPNQIRSFVDIPSITLADSGVYVCAVQETLQGGRVEKSIAVNVLDRGYVSARATHDTNVSVLVGHTVALRVEVDAHPPPTVVWHKDNRSVVVLMGTTVESVTRVTDGRYVSTLSLARVRLEQTGSYAARIYNEDDQEEVFFYLQVQAPPRITSLTETGTRATLCVCEGAPPPFVTWYTCHSARGCANGTGSWTSQSGASEGVLLQVNVSALADGGLTQVRSLLSLDTAAAATLTAVRCEASNSAGRRARDLRLTSTSLLSQVAMLALVLVLVVIAIIFLVILIILWRKKPRYQVHWKLIDSVSPDGLEYTYLDAGQLPYHPSWEIPRDNIELGQVLGSGAFGRVVEAQVLGLLRDQTTTTRVAVKMVKPNSAASGSLLSELKVLCHLGPHLNIVNLLGACTSGGPVYVLTEFCCHGDLTTYLRCRKQTFVHANASAKREADAGYMDMSEREGAAVVSHHERAAADQQEALSSSSQPLLSDSTVLGVSDLHSFSFQVASAMNFLSSRNCVHRDLAARNVLVCEERLVKVGDFALARDLLKDRDYVARGNALLPLKWMSPESIFQSVYSSKSDVWSYGVLLWEIFSLGESPYSELPATQQLYGALKRGHRLAQPQHADSNIYGMMQACWSQRPGDRPSFSSLAASLDAVLTDECRKTYARLTESFLTGQHPAAVRSRLMSAAVDGSKVPEATVHLLEAGTSHGDYVLPVKVEPRGGDTAPDADRAEAAQEVTPERQAESCL, from the exons ATGGCATCCGTGGGAGTACCAGAAGCAAGTCTGAAACGACTGCACTTCCTCTTGG GTGTGCTCCTGGTTCTCCCAAAAGGGGCTGTCAATCTGGAGCTGGTTCCTCTGGCCTCCCAAGTTCTGCTGCAGCCTCATGCCAACTTCACTGTG GTGTGCTCCGGATGGAGCCAGGTGTCGTGGCGCTTACCGTGGCAGGAATCTCAGCAGGACACGGTTGTGGTGGAAAAGGAGGGATCCCGCAGCGTCCTGCGCCTTTTCAACGTCACCTGGAAGGATTCTGGCAGATACGCCTGCGAGGAGCCGGCGTCCCATCAGATCAGAGAGATGGACGTCTTTGTACCCGGACAAG GTCCGGATCAGTGGTTTGTTCCGCTCGGCCCGAGTGTGGTGATGAAGGACAAGGAGGAGGACACCATCCCTTGCGTGGTGTCCGACCCGCTTCTGAACGTCAGCCTCTACCGACGCGGCGGCGAGGAGCAAACGCCGACCTTCGGACTGAAGTACGAGCCGGGCCGCGGCTTCACGGGACGCCTGAACGACTCGTCCTACGTGTGCGTGGCCTCCGACGGTGCCGAGGAAACTCACTCGCAGGTCTACTATGTCTTCAGCGTGGTGG tTGCCAAGGAGCTGCAGGTGGACTTGACGGCGTCCGGCAGCGTGTTGAAGCGCGGACAGCGGCTGGTGGTCAACTGCACCGTCCAAGGCAGCGACATGGTTTACTTCTCTTGGACCTTGCCCCGCAGAGAG GAAATTGAGCCGCTGACAGAATTTGGGCCCAATCAAATCCGTTCCTTCGTGGACATCCCCTCTATAACTCTGGCAGACTCGG gtgtgtatgtgtgcgccgTTCAGGAAACCCTGCAGGGGGGGCGTGTGGAAAAGAGCATCGCAGTGAACGTACTGG ATCGTGGTTACGTTTCTGCGCGGGCGACGCATGACACAAATGTGTCTGTGCTGGTCGGACACACGGTGGCGCTGCGGGTGGAAGTGGACGCCCACCCTCCGCCCACGGTGGTGTGGCACAAAGACAACCGCAGCGTCGTCGTCCTCATGGGTACAACTGTCGAGTCTGTCACGCGTGTGACGGACGGCAG ATACGTGAGCACGTTGAGCTTGGCGAGGGTCCGCTTGGAGCAAACGGGAAGTTACGCAGCCAGGATCTACAACGAAGATGACCAGGAGGAGGTGTTCTTCTACCTGCAAGTTCAAG CGCCCCCGAGGATCACGTCACTGACAGAGACGGGCACTCGGGCCACGTTGTGCGTCTGCGAAGGAGCTCCGCCCCCTTTTGTCACCTGGTACACGTGCCACAGTGCACGCGG ATGCGCTAACGGGACAGGGAGCTGGACTAGCCAATCGGGTGCTTCGGAGGGCGTGCTCCTGCAGGTGAACGTCAGCGCCCTGGCAGATGGAGGCCTAACCCAG gtgcgcagcctcctgagccTGGACACCGCCGCTGCCGCCACTTTGACCGCCGTCCGATGCGAGGCCTCAAACTCCGCGGGACGACGAGCCAGAGACCTCAGACTGACGTCCACTT CTCTCTTGTCTCAGGTGGCCATGCTGGCGCTGGTTCTGGTTCTGGTGGTCATTGCCATCATCTTTCTGGTCATCCTCATCATCCTGTGGAGAAAG AAACCTCGCTACCAAGTCCACTGGAAGCTGATCGATTCCGTCAGTCCCGACGGACTGGAGTACACCTACCTGGACGCCGGCCAGCTGCCCTACCATCCTTCCTGGGAAATACCCAGGGACAACATCGAGCTAG GCCAGGTGCTGGGTTCGGGAGCTTTCGGCCGAGTAGTGGAAGCCCAGGTGTTGGGTCTGCTCCGGGACCAGACGACCACCACCAGAGTGGCTGTCAAGATGGTCAAAC CCAACAGCGCCGCAAGTGGGTCGTTGTTGTCCGAGCTGAAGGTTTTGTGTCATCTGGGTCCTCACCTGAACATCGTCAACCTGCTCGGAGCGTGCACATCAGGAG GTCCCGTCTACGTCCTCACTGAGTTTTGTTGCCACGGAGACCTGACCACCTACCTGCGATGCCGCAAGCAGACTTTTGTGCACGCCAATGCGAGCGCTAAGAG AGAGGCAGACGCCGGTTACATGGACATGAGCGAGCGGGAGGGCGCAGCCGTGGTTAGCCACCACGAGAGGGCGGCGGCTG ACCAGCAGGAGGCATTGTCGTCATCGTCACAACCGCTTCTCAGCGACTCTACCGTCCTGGGCGTGAGTGACCTCCACAGCTTCTCTTTCCAGGTCGCCAGCGCCATGAACTTCCTGTCATCACGCAAC TGCGTGCACAGAGACCTGGCAGCCCGCAACGTCCTGGTATGCGAGGAGCGGTTGGTGAAGGTGGGCGACTTTGCCCTGGCTCGAGATCTGCTCAAGGATCGGGACTACGTGGCCCGAGGAAAC GCCTTGCTGCCGCTCAAGTGGATGTCCCCGGAGAGTATTTTCCAAAGCGTTTACTCCTCCAAGAGTGACGTGTGGTCCTACGGCGTTCTGCTCTGGGAGATCTTCTCTTTGG GTGAAAGTCCGTATTCGGAGCTCCCCGCGACGCAGCAACTGTACGGCGCCCTGAAGCGAGGACACCGCTTGGCGCAGCCGCAGCACGCCGACTCCAACAT CTACGGCATGATGCAAGCGTGCTGGAGCCAGCGTCCCGGTGACAGGCCGTCGTTTTCGTCGTTGGCGGCGTCCTTGGACGCCGTGTTGACGGACGAGTGCAGAAAG ACGTACGCCAGGCTGACGGAAAGCTTCCTGACGGGCCAGCATCCGGCCGCGGTCCGATCCCGACTGATGTCGGCGGCCGTCGACG GAAGTAAGGTCCCTGAGGCGACGGTTCACCTGTTGGAGGCGGGAACTTCCCACGGTGACTACGTCCTTCCAGTCAAGGTGGAGCCACGCGGCGGCGACACTGCGCCGGACGCAGACAG AGCTGAGGCTGCGCAGGAAGTGACACCAGAAAGACAAGCGGAAAGCTGCCTTTGA